From Campylobacter sp. MG1, a single genomic window includes:
- the dnaA gene encoding chromosomal replication initiator protein DnaA: protein MINNIIEKLKNEIGESQFKNYFEICEIKENDNNINIKAPNQFIAKHIETKFKNIIKNIIQSISSNDYQINIYIKNQENNQNKKEVKLANIKKQISILNESYTFNNFIVGKNNRYAYEICKAITNENKFGKDFNPIFIHSNTGLGKTHLLQASGHECLEIGKKVIYKTSKGFMNDYQNALMSKKFDNFNNQYKDCDLLLIDDVQFLGNTDKIQEEFFHIFNDIIQRNGQIIMTSDVAPKNLNGIEERLKSRFGNGVITNIDVPDLDTKKAIIKKKSQVNDIYLNDEMINTIANYIGENIRDLESIITNIRGIHLFTGQEITLELVKNQIKEYVKEKQKNIEIEDIFNVISYEFNIKINDIKSNSKKQNIVKAKRIAIFLAKELISNSISQIATNFQMKDHSAVSKHIKKINEILINDDSFRENVEILKNKIINSKNKEY, encoded by the coding sequence ATGATTAACAATATTATAGAAAAACTAAAAAATGAAATAGGAGAAAGTCAATTCAAAAATTATTTTGAAATATGTGAAATAAAAGAAAACGATAATAATATAAATATAAAAGCACCTAATCAATTTATAGCAAAACATATAGAAACAAAATTTAAAAATATAATAAAAAATATAATTCAAAGTATAAGTTCAAATGATTATCAAATTAATATTTATATAAAAAACCAAGAAAATAATCAAAACAAAAAAGAAGTAAAATTAGCAAATATAAAAAAACAAATTTCAATTTTAAATGAAAGTTATACATTTAATAATTTTATTGTAGGTAAAAATAATAGATATGCTTATGAAATTTGTAAAGCAATAACTAATGAAAATAAATTTGGTAAAGATTTTAATCCAATATTTATACATTCAAATACAGGTTTAGGTAAAACTCATTTATTACAAGCTAGTGGTCATGAATGTTTAGAAATAGGTAAAAAAGTAATATATAAAACTTCTAAAGGATTTATGAACGACTATCAAAATGCATTAATGTCAAAAAAATTTGATAATTTTAATAACCAATATAAAGATTGTGATTTATTATTAATTGATGACGTTCAATTTCTAGGTAATACCGATAAAATTCAAGAAGAATTTTTTCATATTTTTAATGATATTATTCAAAGAAATGGTCAAATAATAATGACTTCAGATGTGGCACCTAAAAATTTAAATGGAATTGAAGAAAGATTAAAATCAAGATTTGGTAATGGTGTAATAACAAATATTGATGTCCCTGATTTAGATACTAAAAAAGCAATAATTAAGAAAAAAAGTCAAGTAAATGATATATATTTAAATGATGAAATGATAAATACAATAGCTAATTATATAGGTGAAAATATTAGAGATTTAGAAAGTATTATTACTAATATAAGAGGAATACATTTATTTACAGGACAAGAAATAACATTAGAATTAGTAAAAAATCAAATAAAAGAATATGTAAAAGAAAAACAAAAAAATATAGAAATTGAAGATATTTTTAATGTTATAAGCTATGAATTTAATATAAAAATTAATGATATAAAATCAAATTCCAAAAAACAAAATATAGTTAAGGCAAAAAGAATAGCAATATTTTTAGCAAAAGAATTAATATCAAATTCAATTAGTCAAATAGCGACTAATTTTCAAATGAAAGACCATAGTGCTGTATCAAAACATATTAAAAAAATTAATGAAATTCTTATAAATGATGATTCTTTTAGAGAAAATGTTGAAATTTTAAAAAATAAAATTATAAATTCAAAAAATAAAGAATATTAA